A stretch of the Chitinophaga sp. Cy-1792 genome encodes the following:
- the rpoB gene encoding DNA-directed RNA polymerase subunit beta — MSLKKAQTNERVNFGKIKQVTETPDLLAIQIQSFKDFFQLETTPDKRNNEGLFKVFKENFPITDTRNIFNLEFLDYFVDPPRYTIEECIERGLTYSVPLKAKLRLSCNDEEHVDFQTIVQDVFLGNIPYMTPRGTFVINGAERVVVSQLHRSPGVFFGQSIHPNGTKIYSARVIPFKGAWMEFATDINNVMYAYIDRKKKFPVTTLLRAIGYETDKDILQLFGMADEVKADKKSLEKYAGKKLAARVLRSWVEDFVDEDTGEVVSIERNEIMLERDSILDEANIETIVDMGLKSVFVQKEEVSGDFSIIYNTLNKDTSNSELEAVQHIYRQLRGADAPDDETARGIIDKLFFSDKRYDLGDVGRYKINRKLGLPTPLDMKVLTKEDIIAIIKYLVQLTNGKAEIDDIDHLSNRRVRTVGEQLYAQFGVGLARMARTIRERMNVRDNEVFTPVDLINARTLSSVINSFFGTSQLSQFLDQTNPLSEITHKRRISALGPGGLSRERAGFEVRDVHYSHYGRLCTIETPEGPNIGLISTLCVHAKVNEMGFIETPYRKVNNGKVDMVKVEFLSAEEEDSVKIAQANAPLDDKGNFVNDKIKSRETGDFPILDKDEVEFMDVAPNQIVGLSASLIPFLEHDDANRALMGSNMQRQAVPLINPEVPIVGTGLEAKAARDSRLQVTAEGKGVIEFVDAKEIHVRYERDEMQKLVSFEDDLIVYNLTKFVKTNQSTCINLKPCVKKGQRVEVGDFLTEGYATRGGELALGRNMKVAFMPWKGYNFEDAIVISERVAREDLFTSIHIDEYELEVRDTKLGEEELTPDIPNVSEEATKDLDQNGIIRVGAHIKEGDILIGKITPRGESDPSPEEKLLRAIFGDKASDAKDASLKAPPSTEGVVIDKKLFSRAKKDKNSKTREKAALEKLEKIHQKNEEDLSEVLMSKLQVLLKDKTSQGITNTYGEVLISKGSKFSPKNLVNIDFQNVNPLGWTTDEVTNDQINTLLHNYNIKYNEELGRYKREKFNISIGDELPAGVLKLAKVYLASKRKLKVGDKMAGRHGNKGIVAKIVRDEDMPFLHDGTPLDIVLNPLGVPSRMNLGQIYETVLGWAGLKLGVRFATPIFDGATTEEIAGYINEAGLPSFGHTYLFDGETGDRFHQKATVGVIYMLKLSHMVDDKMHARSIGPYSLITQQPLGGKAQFGGQRFGEMEVWALEAYGASNILQELLTIKSDDIVGRAKAYESIVKGDNIPKAGVPESFNVLIHELRGLGLDLKFD; from the coding sequence ATGTCTCTAAAAAAAGCCCAAACAAACGAAAGAGTAAATTTTGGAAAGATCAAACAAGTTACTGAGACACCGGATCTGTTGGCTATCCAAATCCAATCTTTCAAGGATTTCTTCCAATTAGAAACCACACCAGACAAGCGAAATAACGAAGGCCTTTTTAAAGTATTTAAAGAGAACTTCCCGATTACAGATACCAGAAATATCTTTAATCTGGAATTCCTGGACTACTTCGTTGATCCTCCGCGTTATACCATTGAGGAATGTATTGAGCGTGGGCTTACCTATTCCGTACCGTTGAAAGCGAAACTTCGCCTCAGCTGTAATGATGAGGAGCATGTGGATTTCCAGACTATTGTGCAGGATGTGTTCCTGGGTAACATCCCATACATGACCCCAAGAGGTACTTTCGTTATTAATGGTGCTGAGCGTGTAGTTGTATCCCAACTGCATCGTTCTCCTGGTGTTTTCTTTGGTCAATCCATACATCCGAACGGAACCAAGATCTACTCTGCAAGGGTAATCCCGTTCAAGGGCGCGTGGATGGAGTTTGCAACGGACATCAACAACGTGATGTACGCTTACATTGACCGTAAGAAGAAATTCCCGGTTACCACCCTCTTACGTGCAATCGGCTATGAAACAGATAAGGATATCCTCCAACTGTTTGGAATGGCTGATGAAGTGAAGGCAGACAAGAAAAGCCTCGAGAAATATGCCGGTAAAAAACTGGCCGCTCGTGTGCTGAGAAGCTGGGTGGAAGACTTTGTGGATGAAGATACCGGTGAAGTTGTGAGTATCGAGCGTAACGAGATTATGCTCGAACGTGATAGCATCCTGGACGAAGCGAATATCGAGACCATCGTAGACATGGGCCTGAAGAGCGTATTCGTTCAGAAAGAAGAGGTAAGCGGCGACTTCTCCATCATCTACAATACATTAAATAAGGATACATCTAACTCCGAGCTGGAAGCAGTTCAGCACATCTACCGCCAGTTACGCGGTGCAGATGCGCCGGATGATGAAACAGCAAGGGGCATCATTGATAAATTATTCTTCTCCGACAAACGTTATGACCTCGGAGATGTAGGCCGTTATAAAATCAACAGAAAGCTGGGTCTTCCTACGCCACTGGACATGAAAGTCCTGACGAAAGAAGATATCATCGCCATCATCAAATACCTGGTACAGCTGACCAACGGTAAAGCAGAGATCGACGATATCGATCACCTGTCTAACCGTCGTGTACGTACCGTAGGTGAGCAGTTATATGCTCAGTTTGGTGTGGGTCTGGCACGTATGGCTCGTACCATCCGTGAAAGAATGAACGTTCGTGATAACGAGGTGTTCACTCCGGTTGATCTGATTAACGCCAGAACATTATCTTCTGTAATCAACTCTTTCTTTGGTACTTCCCAGCTGTCACAGTTCCTGGATCAAACCAACCCACTGTCTGAGATCACGCACAAACGTCGTATCTCCGCGCTGGGACCTGGTGGTCTGAGTCGTGAAAGAGCAGGCTTCGAGGTGCGTGACGTTCACTATAGCCACTATGGCCGTCTGTGTACGATCGAAACACCGGAAGGACCAAACATCGGTCTGATCTCTACCCTTTGCGTACACGCTAAGGTGAATGAGATGGGCTTCATCGAAACGCCTTACCGTAAAGTAAACAACGGTAAAGTGGACATGGTGAAAGTTGAGTTCCTGAGTGCTGAAGAAGAAGATTCCGTTAAAATTGCGCAGGCGAATGCTCCGCTCGATGATAAAGGAAACTTCGTTAACGATAAAATTAAATCCCGCGAAACCGGTGACTTCCCTATCCTGGATAAGGACGAAGTGGAATTCATGGACGTTGCGCCTAACCAGATCGTAGGTTTGTCTGCATCACTGATTCCGTTCCTGGAGCATGATGATGCCAACCGTGCGTTGATGGGATCAAACATGCAACGTCAGGCGGTACCATTGATCAACCCTGAAGTACCTATCGTGGGTACTGGTCTGGAAGCTAAAGCTGCGCGCGATTCCCGCCTGCAGGTTACTGCTGAAGGTAAAGGTGTGATCGAGTTCGTGGATGCAAAAGAAATTCATGTTCGTTACGAGCGTGATGAGATGCAGAAACTGGTGAGCTTCGAAGATGATCTGATTGTTTATAATCTGACCAAATTCGTTAAAACCAACCAGTCTACCTGTATCAACCTGAAACCTTGTGTGAAGAAAGGACAGCGTGTGGAAGTGGGTGACTTCTTAACAGAAGGTTACGCTACCCGCGGTGGTGAGCTGGCACTGGGACGCAACATGAAAGTGGCGTTCATGCCTTGGAAAGGTTACAACTTTGAGGATGCGATCGTAATCTCTGAGCGTGTTGCACGTGAGGACCTGTTTACATCTATCCACATCGACGAATATGAACTGGAAGTTCGTGATACTAAACTGGGTGAAGAAGAACTGACGCCGGATATTCCTAACGTAAGTGAAGAGGCTACCAAAGACCTCGACCAGAACGGTATTATCCGTGTTGGTGCACACATTAAAGAAGGTGATATCCTGATCGGTAAAATCACTCCTCGTGGTGAATCAGATCCTTCTCCTGAAGAAAAACTGCTCCGTGCGATCTTCGGTGATAAGGCTTCTGATGCGAAAGATGCTTCTCTGAAAGCACCTCCATCCACTGAGGGTGTGGTAATCGACAAGAAACTGTTTAGTCGCGCCAAGAAAGATAAGAACTCCAAAACCCGTGAAAAAGCGGCGCTGGAGAAACTGGAAAAAATCCACCAGAAGAACGAAGAGGATCTGTCGGAAGTATTGATGAGCAAACTGCAGGTACTGTTGAAAGACAAGACCTCTCAGGGTATTACCAATACTTACGGTGAAGTACTGATCTCCAAAGGATCTAAATTCTCTCCTAAGAACCTGGTAAATATTGATTTCCAGAATGTAAACCCGCTGGGCTGGACTACAGACGAGGTTACAAACGATCAGATCAATACCTTACTGCACAACTATAACATTAAGTACAACGAAGAACTGGGTCGTTACAAACGTGAGAAATTCAACATTTCTATCGGTGACGAGTTACCAGCAGGTGTACTGAAACTGGCTAAGGTTTACCTGGCTAGCAAACGTAAGTTGAAAGTGGGTGATAAGATGGCGGGTCGTCACGGTAACAAGGGTATCGTTGCTAAGATTGTGCGTGATGAAGACATGCCGTTCCTGCACGATGGTACACCACTGGATATCGTACTGAACCCACTCGGGGTACCTTCCCGTATGAACCTTGGACAGATCTACGAGACCGTATTAGGTTGGGCAGGTCTGAAACTGGGTGTACGCTTTGCGACTCCGATCTTTGATGGTGCTACCACTGAAGAAATTGCCGGTTACATTAACGAGGCTGGTTTACCTAGCTTCGGTCATACATACCTGTTTGATGGTGAAACGGGCGATCGTTTCCACCAGAAAGCAACCGTGGGTGTTATCTACATGCTCAAACTGAGCCACATGGTGGATGACAAGATGCACGCGCGTTCTATCGGACCGTACTCCCTGATTACTCAGCAACCGCTGGGTGGTAAGGCACAGTTTGGTGGTCAGCGTTTTGGTGAGATGGAGGTATGGGCACTGGAAGCATACGGTGCATCCAATATCCTGCAGGAACTGCTTACTATCAAATCCGATGATATCGTAGGTCGTGCGAAGGCTTATGAATCAATCGTTAAAGGAGACAACATCCCTAAAGCGGGTGTTCCTGAATCCTTCAATGTATTGATCCATGAACTGCGCGGTCTGGGTCTGGATCTGAAATTTGACTAA